A part of Blastopirellula marina genomic DNA contains:
- a CDS encoding peroxiredoxin, giving the protein MSVLVTQPAPDFSAEAVMEDGSFKKISLSDYKGKYVLLFFYPLDFTFVCPTEIIAFSEAIESFKQLNVQVLGCSIDSHFSHLAWRQTPRSQGGIGEIKYPLVADLDKNIAKNYDVLLPGGIALRGLFLIDKDGVVRHQVVNDLPLGRSVEEALRMVQALQFFEANGEVCPANWKEGARSIKASPDASKEFFEAEYSS; this is encoded by the coding sequence ATGAGTGTTTTAGTTACCCAGCCTGCTCCGGATTTTTCCGCCGAAGCCGTGATGGAAGATGGTTCTTTCAAGAAGATCAGCCTGTCGGATTACAAAGGCAAGTACGTTCTTCTGTTCTTCTATCCGCTGGACTTCACTTTCGTCTGCCCAACCGAGATTATCGCCTTCTCGGAAGCGATTGAAAGCTTCAAGCAATTAAACGTTCAAGTTTTGGGTTGCTCGATCGACAGCCACTTCTCGCACTTGGCTTGGCGTCAAACGCCTCGCAGTCAGGGCGGTATCGGCGAAATCAAGTATCCGCTCGTTGCTGACTTGGACAAGAACATTGCCAAGAATTACGACGTGCTGCTTCCTGGTGGTATCGCTTTGCGTGGCCTGTTCCTGATCGACAAGGACGGTGTTGTTCGTCATCAGGTCGTCAACGATCTGCCGCTGGGTCGTAGCGTGGAAGAAGCCCTCCGCATGGTTCAAGCTCTGCAGTTCTTCGAAGCCAACGGAGAAGTTTGCCCGGCTAACTGGAAAGAAGGCGCTCGCAGCATCAAGGCCTCGCCCGATGCCTCGAAGGAATTCTTCGAAGCGGAATACTCCAGCTAA
- a CDS encoding zinc metallopeptidase — protein MPFIFDFRYLLFIAPALILGMIAQLWLRSAYAKAMKQVAPLSGAAAARHILDSAGLHNVSIERVPGQLSDHYDPRAKVLRLSQDVYSERTAAAVGIAAHEAGHAIQDARHYMPLIIRNLAVPAASFGSNAGIILLILGIVFRFDMLLYAGIALFSCVVFFQLINLPVEFDASSRAKAILVDLNIVPREEMPAVRNVLSAAALTYVAATLQSIMTLLYYLMIASNRRD, from the coding sequence GTGCCCTTCATCTTCGACTTTCGGTATTTGCTGTTCATTGCACCGGCATTAATACTGGGGATGATTGCTCAATTGTGGCTGCGTAGTGCCTATGCCAAGGCAATGAAGCAGGTCGCTCCCCTTTCTGGTGCGGCCGCTGCGCGACATATCTTGGATTCCGCTGGGCTACATAATGTCAGCATCGAACGTGTCCCAGGACAACTGTCCGACCACTACGACCCACGTGCGAAAGTGCTGCGTTTGAGCCAGGATGTCTATTCGGAACGAACAGCTGCCGCGGTGGGAATCGCTGCCCATGAAGCAGGCCATGCGATTCAAGATGCGCGTCATTACATGCCACTGATCATCCGTAACTTGGCCGTTCCAGCGGCCAGTTTCGGCTCAAACGCCGGGATTATTCTACTCATTCTGGGGATTGTCTTCCGGTTTGATATGCTTTTATACGCCGGTATCGCCCTGTTTAGCTGCGTGGTCTTCTTCCAGCTGATTAATTTGCCGGTTGAATTTGACGCCAGTAGCCGTGCGAAGGCGATCTTAGTCGACTTGAATATTGTGCCTCGCGAGGAAATGCCGGCCGTTCGCAATGTTTTAAGTGCTGCGGCATTAACGTATGTCGCGGCTACGCTTCAGTCGATCATGACGCTCCTTTACTACTTGATGATCGCCTCTAATCGGCGTGATTAG
- a CDS encoding ABC transporter ATP-binding protein yields MPDSIIEVQDLHKTYREGLLGRKQVNALRGVSLAVPRGSIFGLLGPNGAGKTTLIKVLLGLVRRSSGGGTMLNRPLGDRDGRRRVGYLPEHHRFPRHLTGNSAMIYYGGLSGMSRREVLTKRPDLLERVGLAKWGNTPVHKYSKGMQQRLGIAQALLHSPDLLILDEPTDGVDPVGRADVRRLLKDLQSEGKTIFLNSHQLQEIELVCDQAAILAKGRVQRHGTIEEITQHPNARIEFTLRGSLDEMQYALTDEETEPWEVEFGDVARVVVAAEDQKTINRCLDRLRQKQIDVIEMKRLRTSLEDAFLHIVSEDNPE; encoded by the coding sequence ATGCCAGACTCTATCATCGAAGTCCAAGACCTTCACAAGACTTATCGTGAAGGGCTCTTGGGTCGCAAGCAAGTCAATGCGCTGCGAGGCGTTTCTTTAGCCGTTCCGCGCGGTTCCATCTTTGGATTGCTAGGTCCCAATGGTGCCGGCAAGACCACGCTCATCAAAGTGCTGCTTGGCTTGGTGCGTCGCTCCTCGGGCGGGGGAACGATGTTGAATCGCCCGCTGGGTGATCGCGACGGTCGCCGACGTGTCGGGTACCTTCCCGAACATCACCGCTTTCCGCGTCACCTTACCGGCAACTCGGCGATGATTTATTACGGTGGTTTGAGTGGCATGAGCCGCCGCGAGGTGCTTACTAAACGACCTGATTTGCTGGAGCGAGTTGGACTGGCGAAGTGGGGCAATACGCCGGTTCATAAATACTCCAAAGGAATGCAGCAGCGACTTGGAATCGCTCAGGCTTTACTGCATAGTCCTGACCTGCTGATTCTGGACGAGCCGACCGATGGGGTCGATCCTGTCGGCCGAGCAGATGTTCGCCGCCTTTTGAAAGACTTGCAATCGGAAGGCAAAACCATCTTTTTGAATAGTCATCAACTACAAGAGATTGAACTGGTCTGCGACCAAGCCGCGATCCTGGCCAAAGGCCGTGTGCAACGTCACGGGACGATTGAAGAAATCACCCAACACCCCAACGCCCGGATCGAGTTCACGCTAAGAGGTTCGCTGGACGAAATGCAGTACGCGCTGACCGACGAAGAAACCGAACCATGGGAAGTCGAGTTCGGCGATGTCGCACGCGTCGTTGTTGCGGCCGAAGATCAAAAGACCATCAATCGCTGCCTCGATCGCTTACGACAAAAGCAAATTGACGTAATTGAGATGAAGCGTCTTCGGACCTCGCTGGAAGATGCCTTCTTGCATATCGTCTCCGAAGACAATCCCGAGTAG
- a CDS encoding ADP-ribosylation factor-directed GTPase activating protein isoform b — protein MLDLSKRLAFLFVIVLLASCRPVPPELSQTALPISASEHIDPDKLKERIDNVLDFTLQHRHLNTQDHAAWQILHGSLAYGRKFPVTHEGEEISVVDYLSQGGKMNGWTIERGNKLQSGEGEEPKYGMRAVTEPGTRAGQGHFDQWLAILSQCDVPPEATFVVGPDTFTMTNFVQQVQLDISRNHLREFSWTLIGLTKYFPTDHSWTDSTGKAWSIADLAQIEVEQGLANGACGGTHRLIGLSMALNRRKQAGLPIDGPWAAAEQLIQQSIEDARKFQNPNGALSVNYFARAGSSPDLAENLGTTGHTLEFLSISLDDQQLQEEWVRRAASYLCEVFERTEEVSLECGALYHAAHGLALYRNRAYGPGDE, from the coding sequence ATGTTGGATCTCTCGAAACGACTGGCTTTTCTTTTTGTTATTGTTTTGCTGGCAAGTTGCCGGCCTGTTCCGCCCGAGCTTTCTCAGACGGCGCTTCCAATTTCAGCCTCGGAACACATCGATCCAGACAAGCTAAAAGAGCGCATCGACAATGTGCTCGACTTCACACTTCAGCATCGTCATCTCAATACACAAGATCACGCGGCATGGCAGATCTTGCACGGTAGTTTGGCCTACGGTCGCAAGTTCCCGGTGACTCACGAAGGGGAGGAAATCTCGGTTGTGGATTACCTCAGCCAAGGGGGCAAGATGAACGGCTGGACCATCGAACGTGGCAACAAGTTGCAATCTGGCGAAGGAGAAGAGCCCAAGTACGGCATGCGAGCCGTTACCGAACCTGGCACCAGGGCAGGGCAGGGACACTTCGATCAGTGGCTAGCCATTCTGTCGCAGTGCGACGTTCCGCCGGAAGCAACATTTGTTGTCGGCCCAGATACATTCACCATGACCAACTTTGTCCAGCAAGTTCAGTTGGACATCTCTCGCAATCACCTTCGCGAATTCAGTTGGACGCTCATCGGACTGACGAAGTACTTTCCTACCGATCACAGTTGGACCGACTCAACTGGGAAAGCCTGGAGCATCGCGGATCTGGCTCAGATTGAAGTCGAGCAGGGTCTCGCCAATGGAGCATGCGGTGGAACACATCGCCTGATTGGCTTATCAATGGCGCTAAATCGGCGGAAGCAAGCCGGCCTGCCGATTGATGGTCCGTGGGCAGCCGCGGAGCAGTTGATTCAGCAAAGCATCGAAGACGCCCGCAAATTCCAAAACCCCAACGGTGCTCTCAGCGTGAACTACTTCGCGCGAGCTGGCAGTTCCCCTGACTTAGCCGAAAACCTCGGCACCACGGGACATACGCTCGAGTTCCTCTCGATTTCGCTTGATGACCAGCAGCTACAAGAGGAATGGGTCCGTCGAGCAGCATCGTACTTATGCGAAGTCTTTGAGCGGACCGAAGAGGTTTCTCTAGAGTGTGGCGCCCTGTATCACGCCGCGCACGGTTTGGCCCTCTATCGCAATCGTGCTTATGGTCCTGGCGATGAGTAA
- a CDS encoding cytochrome-c peroxidase yields the protein MKSTCLALAIAAASLTLASSISAAEPSNAVTLGDPSLTAGIPGEGPLTIEEINKWLADPANHEELKVTLPFGLDAAAGQITGLDENPMTRAKIELGRQLYFDTRLSSDSTVSCASCHHPEKGWAFDTQFGVGVDGQEGNRNSPVSYNRILSGKQFWDGRAATLEEQAIGPIANPIEMANTHDVAVDTLKKIPGYKVQFDKIFGDGVNIENVGKAIATFERAIVTGPAPYDYYEVVRSFQQQFPAEELKYLEEDDPELYKKYADALKGAEGMSESARRGREIFFSEKGKCTACHAGANFTDELYHNLGVGMDAKEPDLGRYMVTKDEKDKGAFKTPTIRNIAQTPPYMHDGSQETLEEVVEWYVKGGHPNAYLSDKVQKLNLTQQDKTDLVNFMKACTGEFPEIETDRLPK from the coding sequence ATGAAATCGACGTGCCTGGCACTGGCGATTGCCGCCGCTTCGCTTACTCTTGCCAGCAGTATCTCTGCGGCAGAACCGTCGAACGCGGTCACCCTCGGCGATCCTTCTTTAACCGCTGGAATCCCTGGCGAAGGTCCGCTGACCATCGAAGAGATCAATAAGTGGCTGGCTGATCCAGCAAACCACGAAGAGTTGAAGGTCACCCTTCCATTCGGGCTGGATGCCGCCGCAGGGCAAATCACCGGACTCGATGAAAACCCGATGACACGCGCTAAGATCGAACTCGGGCGACAGCTCTATTTTGATACTCGTCTCTCCTCCGATAGTACGGTCAGTTGCGCTAGTTGCCACCATCCTGAAAAGGGATGGGCCTTCGACACGCAATTTGGCGTTGGTGTTGATGGTCAAGAAGGCAATCGTAACTCTCCGGTTTCTTACAACCGAATTCTCAGTGGCAAGCAATTCTGGGATGGTCGCGCGGCCACGCTGGAAGAACAAGCGATCGGTCCCATCGCAAACCCAATTGAAATGGCCAATACGCATGATGTTGCGGTCGACACACTGAAGAAGATTCCTGGATACAAAGTCCAGTTCGACAAGATCTTCGGCGATGGCGTGAACATCGAGAATGTCGGCAAAGCGATTGCCACCTTCGAGCGTGCCATCGTTACGGGTCCGGCTCCTTACGATTACTACGAAGTGGTCCGTAGCTTCCAACAACAATTTCCAGCAGAAGAGCTGAAGTACTTGGAAGAAGATGATCCCGAGCTCTACAAGAAGTATGCAGATGCTTTGAAGGGTGCGGAAGGCATGTCGGAAAGCGCTCGTCGCGGACGAGAAATCTTCTTCAGCGAGAAGGGCAAGTGCACCGCTTGCCACGCCGGCGCGAACTTTACCGACGAGCTTTACCACAATCTCGGCGTCGGTATGGATGCCAAGGAGCCTGATTTGGGTCGCTATATGGTGACCAAGGATGAAAAGGACAAGGGTGCTTTCAAGACCCCAACGATCCGAAACATCGCTCAGACGCCACCGTACATGCATGACGGGAGCCAAGAGACATTGGAAGAGGTGGTCGAGTGGTACGTGAAGGGTGGCCATCCCAATGCCTACTTGAGCGACAAGGTCCAGAAGCTGAACCTGACACAGCAAGACAAGACCGACCTGGTCAATTTCATGAAGGCTTGTACCGGCGAGTTCCCTGAAATTGAAACCGATCGTCTACCGAAGTAA
- a CDS encoding patatin-like phospholipase family protein, with the protein MSTGGELIPYDPKSKKPLPWWKQLGEFFNVSGTCRFSIFGLFLMVTIVPISRYALPLLLENGLLIDNFSQAILASFSWYVTAALLILQIRAAWVHGGERFSCWTELNGEVKLRKPRDLAGLMEDSQRRGMGWPAWLYLTWVLLPMPSLSMVADLNLRVNNGFITVESLYGGFVLGGILATLSLILLSFLRKYFLPGVIPLRGIFPFESMHHHHDHLLDNPEEVAKLPRGFAVLLAKIGLVRGPGYSMTDPSGTERPLAGHLELALLLGLLLSTTFVLGIFEHILFPGSNITKAIPTIGHFALMVAILTTIASGIAFWLDRFRFSTLLAASIFGLSLFVVRDYEFRVEKVIETAPSLVDAMEAKKIPAVNSRNPRQPSQRTLIVVTAPGGGIHAAAWSAEVLTRLDQRWPETFRKSLGMISAVSGGSVGTMYYVDGISDPEGGVPLEEVRRRAQQSTLEPIFFATTFHDVLPLTPLDRGTAAEHFWDFTLRSTGRPSPKLSSWGHQAAKGELPVVVFNATDVKSGRRVLLGSTAHWEHGDHSSEVAHEHQEACAAFDLREHHLDMKVATAVRLSASFPYVTPISRPSNDEDGRPLMPSVRMGDGAYADNDGIMTALESISQLIDKFSRQKPEERPFDRILLINIDNYGTEATNAIFDESGGQLEALSYATIGPLLGLSNVRGASQAERGKLEVSFLEDRTMTEQEVMWVLHHLSGRANRGLQDSGAEASLGSEDFQFNSQARRKAMNRLQQMGINADESDETTTVSRTVPDHAIAEQSGPIRPRRSSGPGLYPIQFKVVTVPYHGHNDPPLSWKLSSEQMKTYEQAWNQLTAEADAWSTGSSQDIDESEDIPPLQAIENWLGPPEGKTSPQSIADRPSREERNYQR; encoded by the coding sequence ATGAGTACCGGTGGTGAATTAATTCCCTACGATCCTAAATCGAAAAAGCCGCTTCCCTGGTGGAAGCAACTGGGCGAGTTCTTCAACGTTTCCGGCACATGTCGGTTTTCGATCTTCGGTCTGTTCTTGATGGTGACCATCGTCCCCATTTCCCGCTACGCGCTGCCGCTGCTGCTGGAAAACGGCCTCTTGATCGACAACTTCTCGCAAGCCATTCTCGCGTCGTTTTCGTGGTACGTGACGGCCGCTTTGTTGATCTTGCAGATTCGCGCCGCATGGGTTCACGGCGGCGAACGGTTCAGTTGCTGGACCGAGCTCAATGGTGAGGTCAAACTCCGCAAACCGCGCGACCTTGCCGGCTTGATGGAAGATTCACAGCGACGCGGCATGGGTTGGCCAGCCTGGCTTTACTTGACTTGGGTTTTGTTGCCGATGCCGTCCCTGTCGATGGTGGCCGATCTGAACCTGCGGGTAAACAATGGCTTCATCACGGTCGAAAGCCTGTACGGTGGATTCGTCTTGGGCGGAATTTTAGCGACCTTGTCGCTCATCCTCTTGAGCTTCCTTCGCAAATACTTCTTGCCAGGTGTGATTCCATTGCGAGGCATCTTTCCCTTCGAATCGATGCATCATCATCACGACCATCTGCTGGATAACCCGGAAGAGGTTGCCAAGCTTCCACGAGGCTTTGCCGTACTACTGGCCAAGATTGGATTGGTACGCGGACCTGGCTACTCGATGACCGATCCGTCAGGCACCGAACGGCCACTAGCGGGGCACCTGGAATTGGCGTTGCTACTCGGTTTGTTGCTCTCAACAACTTTCGTGTTGGGTATCTTCGAGCACATTCTTTTCCCAGGCAGCAATATCACCAAGGCGATTCCCACGATTGGTCACTTCGCGTTGATGGTGGCGATTCTCACCACAATTGCCTCAGGGATCGCATTCTGGCTCGACCGTTTCCGTTTTTCGACATTGCTGGCGGCATCCATTTTTGGTCTGTCTTTGTTTGTCGTCCGCGATTACGAGTTCCGTGTCGAGAAGGTGATCGAAACGGCGCCTAGCTTGGTCGATGCCATGGAAGCGAAGAAGATCCCAGCGGTGAATTCTCGCAATCCACGTCAACCAAGTCAGCGAACCTTGATCGTCGTTACTGCACCAGGCGGAGGAATCCACGCGGCGGCGTGGTCGGCAGAAGTACTAACGCGACTTGATCAGCGATGGCCCGAGACGTTTCGTAAGTCATTAGGCATGATTAGCGCGGTTTCCGGCGGTAGTGTCGGCACGATGTATTACGTTGACGGAATCAGCGATCCGGAAGGGGGCGTCCCGCTGGAAGAGGTTCGTCGTCGGGCGCAACAATCGACGCTTGAACCCATCTTCTTCGCGACCACTTTCCATGATGTCTTGCCGCTCACTCCTTTGGATCGTGGAACCGCGGCAGAACATTTCTGGGACTTCACATTACGATCGACAGGACGCCCCTCACCAAAACTGAGTTCCTGGGGGCACCAAGCAGCGAAAGGAGAACTGCCGGTCGTCGTCTTCAACGCAACCGACGTGAAATCAGGGCGCCGCGTATTACTTGGCTCTACAGCCCATTGGGAACATGGCGATCATTCGTCCGAGGTTGCTCATGAACATCAAGAGGCGTGTGCCGCGTTCGATCTGCGCGAACATCATCTCGACATGAAAGTTGCCACGGCGGTTCGATTGTCAGCCTCTTTTCCCTATGTCACGCCTATCAGCCGCCCTTCGAATGACGAAGATGGCCGACCGTTGATGCCATCGGTGCGAATGGGAGATGGTGCCTATGCCGATAACGATGGCATCATGACAGCACTGGAAAGTATTAGCCAGTTGATTGACAAGTTCAGTCGCCAAAAGCCAGAAGAACGTCCCTTCGATCGTATCTTGTTGATCAACATCGATAACTACGGCACCGAGGCAACGAACGCCATTTTCGATGAATCAGGTGGTCAATTGGAAGCATTAAGCTATGCCACGATCGGCCCACTACTTGGTCTTAGTAACGTGCGAGGTGCATCGCAGGCGGAACGAGGTAAACTCGAAGTCAGTTTCCTAGAAGATCGAACGATGACCGAGCAGGAAGTGATGTGGGTCCTGCATCATCTGAGTGGACGTGCAAACCGCGGTCTACAGGACAGCGGAGCCGAAGCTTCGCTTGGCTCAGAAGACTTTCAGTTCAACTCGCAAGCACGTCGCAAAGCAATGAATCGTCTTCAACAGATGGGTATCAACGCGGACGAAAGTGACGAAACTACTACCGTTAGTCGAACGGTTCCTGACCACGCCATCGCCGAACAAAGCGGACCGATTCGTCCACGGAGGAGTTCCGGCCCGGGACTCTATCCCATTCAATTCAAAGTTGTCACGGTGCCGTACCACGGTCACAACGATCCGCCGCTTTCTTGGAAGCTTAGCAGTGAGCAGATGAAAACCTACGAGCAAGCCTGGAACCAACTGACGGCTGAGGCGGATGCCTGGTCGACTGGATCCAGCCAAGACATCGACGAATCGGAGGACATCCCACCACTGCAAGCCATCGAAAACTGGCTCGGACCACCGGAAGGTAAGACGTCGCCGCAATCGATTGCAGACCGGCCTAGTCGCGAAGAAAGAAACTACCAACGGTAG